In Capsicum annuum cultivar UCD-10X-F1 chromosome 7, UCD10Xv1.1, whole genome shotgun sequence, one genomic interval encodes:
- the LOC107877690 gene encoding uncharacterized protein LOC107877690 isoform X1: MEHTQRVLHGGPWFVTENFLSIKTCEPNFIPEKTKLTHTAIWVRLPQLPTEFYDRIILEKIGRKLEQLLKIDTCTSATLRGRYTRICIQIPLKVPVKAKVKIGTHIEKVVYEGEGVLCIACGRIGYTIKNCSHIITIIAPSTTTPQPQVREKHKNEEDEWQLVTFPKRWQQPRKDKEQMTQQRAHSQATNTEKPPDP; encoded by the coding sequence atggaacACACTCAAAGAGTCCTACATGGAGGGCCCTGGTTTGTCACTGAAAATTTTCTATCTATAAAAACATGTGAACCAAATTTTATCCCTGAAAAAACAAAGCTAACGCACACAGCGATCTGGGTAAGACTACCGCAATTGCCCACAGAATTCTATGATAGAATCATCCTAGAAAAAATTGGTAGGAAATTGGAACAACTACTCAAGATTGATACGTGCACGTCAGCTACACTCAGAGGGAGATATACTAGGATATGCATACAAATCCCATTGAAAGTTCCTGTTAAAGCGAAAGTCAAAATTGGTACCCACATAGAGAAGGTGGTCTACGAGGGGGAGGGAGTGCTATGCATTGCATGTGGGAGAATTGGATACACAATCAAAAACTGCTCTCACATCATAACAATTATTGCCCCATCCACCACCACCCCGCAACCCCAAGTCCGTGAGAAACACAAGAATGAAGAAGATGAATGGCAATTGGTAACCTTTCCAAAGAGGTGGCAACAACCCAGGAAAGACAAGGAACAAATGACCCAACAGAGGGCCCATTCTCAGGCAACCAACACAGAAAAACCACCAG